In Salinibaculum sp. SYNS191, the genomic window CCTGCAGACGACTTACGACGATGCCTTCGCTAATCTCGTAGTCAAAGATAACGGTTACGACACGGGTGCCAGACGGTCCCTTCCAGATGAGTTTGCAGTCCTCAACACGACAAGCAAAGGCGAAGTCGGCCTTGACTTCGATGTTCAGCGACTCGTCATGGCGAGCCCGTTCACCGCGTCTGCGTTCATCCAGCGCATCGGGCGTGCGGGTCGACAGTCGCCAGCAATTGTCGACCTCTACGGGCTTGATGACCCGACATGGCCGCCTGTCCAGTCGTACCCTGAGTTTCTACAGCGAGTCATGGAGGCGCGTCCAGAGCCGAGTACTAGCCGTGAACGACTGCGTGCACTAAGCGGTATGCGTGCTGCCGCTGCTATTCACGACCGCGACGAGGGACACGGAGTCTCAGACGCAGTCTACGCAGACTTCGGTGACTTCCCCGAGCAGTCGCGCTGGCGATCGTTCCTCGAAGACTTGGGGAGTGCACAACAAGCACTTGACGAGGAGTCCGACGCATTGCTCGGGGGCCCAGCTATCGACCGTGCTGGGAGTCGGGCGGTCAGGGCTGCTATGGAAGCATTCAAAGGACTTCGCTCACTCAGAGGCCGGTCCGTCTCACATCCGGTGCGATACCCTCGCGGTGACGGCCATGAGCGGACGGAGTATGACCTCGTGCGCGCACTCCAACACTACAGCGTAGGCGACATTACGGACGGGAACGTGCTGACACTCTGGGATGCGAGTGAGGGGGTTGACGTCCGCGGGTACTACCCTGGAAAGCCGGCAGACGGTGACGGTATCGACCTAACTCAAGCGAGCTGGGACATCGAAGACGTGCTGACGGCGGGGTACACGGGCTATGCGAAACACGGCCAACTTGATAATGTTGCGGTGTCCGAGACCGACCTTCTGGACTGGTTTAGATTGGTGCCGCTACGGTCGATGCTCGTCCCGGCGGAGATTCGGGCAGGCCGCGTCACAATAACTATCGAGACTCACGAGGGGAGGGAAGACAATGTCAGTATCTCGCGCACGGCGTAGCCCCTCAGGATTGATTCCGGTGAGTGCGCTGAATCAATATCTGTACTGTCCTCGCCGATGGTGGTACTACGAGTTCTTCAACCCGGAAGATAGGTCAGCCGTGCTCGTTGACGGGCGTACCAATCACGATAGTCAATCACGCACGAGCACACAATTTCGGGAGCAGCACTTTGCAGCCCCTGACCTCTGTCTGCACGGTGCTGTCGACCTGCTCGAACAGTCTGAGGATGAGGACCACCCCACCCCTGTTGAGCGAAAACGTGGCTCCAGCGGTCGTTACTACTGGAACGATGAAGTACAGTTGGCCGGCTACTGCCTGTTGCTGGAACACGCCGTGCCAGAGGTGATCACTATCGAGAGTGGATACATCTATTTATACGAGACAGACGAGCGCCACGAAATCACAATCACAGACGACCATCGGTGTGCGGTCCGTGAAACCATCGCGGAGATCCAGGCGCTTGAACCGGATAATCCGCCTGAGGTGGTAGACAATCCGCGGAAATGCGAGCCGTGTTCCGTTCAGCACCGCTGTCTTCCACGTACTGTCGAAACTGTCTCGGATGACCTTAGCTCCGCTCCACAGACAGGGGGAGATTCACATGAGTGATGCTCGTCGCGGTCCAGACCCACGCCCGCCACTTGAGGAGACAGTTCTGTACATCACGACGCAGGGAACACAACTCGGCGTCAACGATAATCAGTACGAGATTCGGGACCTAAGTGATACGGGGGAGGGAGAACCATCACCGAACATCCTCGAGAAGTTCCCTGTGGAAAAAATAGAGACTGTCAATATCTTCGGTCGAGGTGTTGACCTCACCTCTGCGGTGATTGCAATGGCGAGTCGAACGCAGACGGCAATCAACTACTTTACGACGAACGGACGGTTTCGAGGACGGTTCGTGCCGGGAGAGACATCTGTCGCGTTACTCCATGAACAGCAACACCACCTGTCAGAGTCAGATACTCATGACGTGGCCCTCCGCATCGTCGCCGGGAAGGTCACGAACGCCCGCCGGTATCTTGGTCGTAAGGGCGTGGAAGTCCCCGAAGATGACGGCCTTGCGACGGCTCTCACTCGCTTGCAAGCGGCGGAGACACTCAACGAAATCAGGGGAATAGAAGGAGCGGCGGCGAAGTCCTTTTTCCGCCACTACGAGGACACACTAGCTGACGGCTGGACGATGGACGGGCGGTCTCGACGACCACCGGAGGACCATGTCAATAGCCTCTTATCGTTGACTTACACTATGCTCGAACGGGAGGCGGAGGCAGCACTTCGACAGGTCAATCTCGACCCCTTCGTCGGCATTTTCCACGACATGCGACATGGACGTCCGGCGCTGGCACTGGATCTGATGGAAGAATTTCGCCGCGGATTTGCCGACCCGTTCGTGGCTCGTCTCATCAACACTGAAACGCTCACGCACGACGACTTCACGGTCGAGAACGAACTCCGCGACGGTGCATTTGACACGTATCTCTCGCAGTTCGACCAGTACCTGGCAGAGGAACTGACTCACGACATCGTGGATCGAACACTCACCCGTCGAGAAACGATCCGGGTGCAGGCAAACCTACTCAGGAAGCGAATCATAGGCGACATCCCTGAGTACCCACCGTACGAGACGAGCCGATGAGCGAGTCACGCAGATTCGTCGTCGCATACGACGCAAGCGACGACGATCTCCGCTCTCGGATACGCTCGCTTTGCCGTCGCTACGGAGCCCATCGGCAGTTCAGTCTCTTCGAAGTCCGATTTACAGAGACGGAGAAGGCTGAGTTCGTCAAGGACGCGCGTGACCTCGTATCAGAGGGAGACGGACAGGCAGAGATCTGTATTTACTCTGTTGGTCCGGTGAAAAACGACGTGGTGATACCCGACCGTGAGATGGATGATGAACCAGCAAATATTGTATGATGATTCGTGAAGGGTTTTATATTTCTCCGACAGCCTCACTCGCCGAGAGTGGTGGCCAAAACAAACAACGGAGAAGCGCTTATTGTCCCGTTCATACTACATGGCACCAGGGTTGCAGCCCGGAGAAAGCTCGGGAGAGATTGAAACGTCGTCAATGTCGTTGCGAACGATGTCACATCCGCGCGTTGCAGCCCGGAGAAAGCTCGGGAGAGATTGAAACCTCGACGTCCAGGAGGTCGAGCCACCAGCTGGCATGTTGCAGCCCGGAGAAAGCTCGGGAGAGATTGAAACACCGGTTCCTGAGTCCGCGCTCAAGCCCGCTCCCGCGGCGTTGCAGCCCGGAGAAAGCTCGGGAGAGATTGAAACCCGGCCTGCCCCGCTGTCGTGGTGGCCCCAACGGTCGCCGTGTTGCAGCCCGGAGAAAGCTCGGGAGAGATTGAAACTCGCTTTCGAGGATGGCCTGCAGCGCTTGCTGCTGGCTGTTGCAGCCCGGAGAAAGCTCGGGAGAGATTGAAACTCACCGTCTGGGCCCAACTGCTCGACCTGAATTTCGTGTTGCAGCCCGGAGAAAGCTCGGGAGAGATTGAAACGACCCGGCCCCGTCGCCGGTTATGATAACAGACCCAAACGTTGCAGCCCGGAGAAAGCTCGGGAGAGATTGAAACAAACAGTGCGAGGCCGGCGACCGCGTTGTCGTCGGGTTGCAGCCCGGAGAAAGCTCGGGAGAGATTGAAACGTGGGGCTCCTGGGACTCGCAGCGCTCGCAGTAGTTGGGTTGCAGCCCGGAGAAAGCTCGGGAGAGATTGAAACGTGACGGGGACAAAAAGCGGTCGCGTTACTGGCTCGTTGCAGCCCGGAGAAAGCTCGGGAGAGATTGAAACATGACCGCAAATATCGGGAGAACATCCCCAGTAGTGCGTTGCAGCCCGGAGAAAGCTCGGGAGAGATTGAAACGTCGTTCTGTTGCGGTGGGGCAGCGCCGATAACGTACTCTGTTGCAGCCCGGAGAAAGCTCGGGAGAGATTGAAACCGCCAGTATCTCCAGCCACTCGCGGACCTGCCAGGCCGGGTTGCAGCCCGGAGAAAGCTCGGGAGAGATTGAAACCTTGCGCGGGCCGATACTGTTCGCGTCCACATACAGGTACGGTTGCAGCCCGGAGAAAGCTCGGGAGAGATTGAAACACGCTGACCGGCGACGAGGCCGAGACGAACTGGGTCGTTGCAGCCCGGAGAAAGCTCGGGAGAGATTGAAACTGCGTCGACGTCCACGCCAGGGACCTGTGCGTCGGCCGTTGCAGCCCGGAGAAAGCTCGGGAGAGATTGAAACTCCGCGCAGGGCATCGGCCGCGAGCCACGCGCTGCTATGTTGCAGCCCGGAGAAAGCTCGGGAGAGATTGAAACCACATCAACCGCGAGCACGGAGAGGCAACCTTCGAAGGTTGCAGCCCGGAGAAAGCTCGGGAGAGATTGAAACAACGAGAGTCTACAGCCACAGACGACCTATCGCATCGTTGCAGCCCGGAGAAAGCTCGGGAGAGATTGAAACACTAATGGTAAGTATCTAACTCGATTGCTCGAAACGTTGCAGCCCGGAGAAAGCTCGGGAGAGATTGAAACACGCCTGATGCCCGTCGCACTACTGGGCGTCATCGCAGGCGTTGCAGCCCGGAGAAAGCTCGGGAGAGATTGAAACAAAGCCGCCGCCGTTGCCCCGCCGTGGTCGGCGTGGGTTGCAGCCCGGAGAAAGCTCGGGAGAGATTGAAACGAGGGCCGGTCGGCGGGCTGGGCATCGGCGCTCATGTTGCAGCCCGGAGAAAGCTCGGGAGAGATTGAAACCCCTTCAATTGCTCCGCCCGAGAAGTGGACGTGTTTGTTGCAGCCCGGAGAAAGCTCGGGAGAGATTGAAACCTGGCCGGGGTCGATTGACTCGCGGGCCTGTGTCGTGTTGCAGCCCGGAGAAAGCTCGGGAGAGATTGAAACCCGCTTGAGTTGGCTGTTTTCGATTGCTGGCATGGTTGGTTGCAGCCCGGAGAAAGCTCGGGAGAGATTGAAACCTCGTCATGGCTGCCATCGCCCTCGTCGTCGTGAGGTTGCAGCCCGGAGAAAGCTCGGGAGAGATTGAAACATCGAAAACGGGAGCGCCGAGCCGACCAGTGCGACCAGTTGCAGCCCGGAGAAAGCTCGGGAGAGATTGAAACATCGTGATTACCACCGACGACCTGGGCCCGGAAGTCGGGGTCGTTGCAGCCCGGAGAAAGCTCGGGAGAGATTGAAACACGCTGGGTCGCGACGACCAGATCAAAAACGCCGGGAGGTTGCAGCCCGGAGAAAGCTCGGGAGAGATTGAAACAGAAACCTCCCGCTCCACATGAAAAGTTGCGAGGAGGGTTGCAGCCCGGAGAAAGCTCGGGAGAGATTGAAACTCGCTAACTGCAATCGAGTCTTCAGGATTGTGGATGTGTTGCAGCCCGGAGAAAGCTCGGGAGAGATTGAAACCGCGTCCACGCCAGCGGTGATGATACAGCACAACCGCTGTTGCAGCCCGGAGAAAGCTCGGGAGAGATTGAAACAGGTTGTCAGTGCCCGAACTCGTGAAATAAGAGTCGCCACCGTTGCAGCCCGGAGAAAGCTCGGGAGAGATTGAAACTTGCTCCCCAGCGGGTCGCGGTAGATGGTCATGTGGTGTTGCAGCCCGGAGAAAGCTCGGGAGAGATTGAAACACGGCAACGGGCAACCAATTCGACAACGGGGCAGTTGTTGCAGCCCGGAGAAAGCTCGGGAGAGATTGAAACACTGGTGTTGGTGCAGTTGCGATTGAGGAAATGATGTTGCAGCCCGGAGAAAGCTCGGGAGAGATTGAAACCAAGCCGTAGAGGGTGGGCCATACAGAAACAGTGTTGCGTTGCAGCCCGGAGAAAGCTCGGGAGAGATTGAAACTGCCGCAGCAGTTCCGCGTCGCGCGACCGGCTGGCCTCGTTGCAGCCCGGAGAAAGCTCGGGAGAGATTGAAACTCGTTGGCGTCGGTGAAGGCCACGCCCAGGGAGTTGCCCGTTGCAGCCCGGAGAAAGCTCGGGAGAGATTGAAACCTGGACCGGCCCGGACCCCGAATCGTAGTACGACTGCGTCAGCCGCGTTGCAGCCCGGAGAAAGCTCGGGAGAGATTGAAACGTGTTGTCCTCGACCTTTATCCACTCGGAGGAGCCGTTGCAGCCCGGAGAAAGCTCGGGAGAGATTGAAACAACCGCATCGAAATCGGAGGGGAGGATGACTGATGGGTTGCAGCCCGGAGAAAGCTCGGGAGAGATTGAAACGTCGACGGGCGGGTCGAACGCCGTCGAGTCACCGTTGCAGCCCGGAGAAAGCTCGGGAGAGATTGAAACATCGAATTTGACCGCTTGGGGAACAGTGCAGACTGAACGCCGTTGCAGCCCGGAGAAAGCTCGGGAGAGATTGAAACCGCGCCCTGGATGCGTACTGAGAGGATCGGTTCGCGGCGTTGCAGCCCGGAGAAAGCTCGGGAGAGATTGAAACATGAAAGCGTGGGTGAAAATCGCCAGGGATGAGATACGTTGCAGCCCGGAGAAAGCTCGGGAGAGATTGAAACGCATTCATATTGCAGGGGTTGCAATAGCAATATGCCGTTGCAGCCCGGAGAAAGCTCGGGAGAGATTGAAACACGTCGATATCTCGGGATACCGACTCGGCGACGGCCGGGTTGCAGCCCGGAGAAAGCTCGGGAGAGATTGAAACGACGGAGACGGGACCGACGAGGCCTCGGTCTCCGGGTTGCAGCCCGGAGAAAGCTCGGGAGAGATTGAAACTCAGTACGTGAGAGGACAAGGGTATCCTCATTTGGCCCGTTGCAGCCCGGAGAAAGCTCGGGAGAGATTGAAACAGGCGTTGTCCCCGACGCGCTGTTAGAGGTCGGCGAGGTTGCAGCCCGGAGAAAGCTCGGGAGAGATTGAAACACCAGCGTCGGTTTCAGCGGGAACGCGGCACACGACCGTTGCAGCCCGGAGAAAGCTCGGGAGAGATTGAAACAAGGACGCCTCCGGGACCGTGCCGCTGACGTGGTCCGGTTGCAGCCCGGAGAAAGCTCGGGAGAGATTGAAACAGCCAGCCGCAGATGGTGACCCACGAGTCCAAGGGGCACGTTGCAGCCCGGAGAAAGCTCGGGAGAGATTGAAACCGTGGGTCGGCGGGGATGCCGACGATCGACGCTTCCGTCGCGGCGAGGAGAAAACCAAGATCGGGATTGAAACTCTCGGACTTGATATCAGTCACCCACTGACCAGCTGCTCTGCCAGGTGACCGGGAGTTCCTGAGTGTCGAGGACGTCTGCGATCTCGGCTGGCGTGACGCTGCCCTGTTGTTCGGCGAGCTGCATCAGTTCTGTCATCTTCCCGGTCGGGACTGCCTGGGTGCCCCCGGACATCCGCACGTAATACTTCGCAGCACTGTCGATGGCCTTGCTTTTCGTATTCTCGCCGCTGGCCTCGAGGAGCGCTTCGAGGCGACGCTCCCGCTCGTCGTTCATCCTGAGCCGCATATTTTTGCACACACCCCCTAGGTTCCTAGTTTTTTCGACCGACGAACTGGCCGCTCAGTTATAAATAGGGTCGGAAGTCGGCGTGATCCTGACGATGGCCACTTGGTCGCCACGCTCGTCGCGAGAGAAATTGCACACGCCACTCCATCAAGATGTGTGCAATTTCGGCAATTGCTTTCTGTCGACGCGCAACCCCGTCTTTGCAACCTGTGATATGAATAACGTGTGAGATACAAAGCGGTACTGACAGCATCAAAGACAGCTCAAAATCCAACCTGCTTCAGCGAGGCAGTCACATACAGTGTCCGGCGACTTGGCGGATCAAGCACGACAAGCCGCTCAACATGGTCTGCAGAGTCGGGCTGACCATTTCGATCATAAACAACACCACTGAACAACTGTAGTGGTCGATAGAGCGACCGCGCCGCCGATTCTGAAAGGTTGCCAAGATGTGTCGGGCTGACGCCCAAGAGTGGATTATCACCGTAGCGTAGTCGGGGAGAAAAATCTGGACCGATTGGGAGCATAATGGCGTCACCGACAGACTCACTGTTCACCACTG contains:
- the cas2 gene encoding CRISPR-associated endonuclease Cas2 gives rise to the protein MSESRRFVVAYDASDDDLRSRIRSLCRRYGAHRQFSLFEVRFTETEKAEFVKDARDLVSEGDGQAEICIYSVGPVKNDVVIPDREMDDEPANIV
- the cas1 gene encoding CRISPR-associated endonuclease Cas1, producing MSDARRGPDPRPPLEETVLYITTQGTQLGVNDNQYEIRDLSDTGEGEPSPNILEKFPVEKIETVNIFGRGVDLTSAVIAMASRTQTAINYFTTNGRFRGRFVPGETSVALLHEQQHHLSESDTHDVALRIVAGKVTNARRYLGRKGVEVPEDDGLATALTRLQAAETLNEIRGIEGAAAKSFFRHYEDTLADGWTMDGRSRRPPEDHVNSLLSLTYTMLEREAEAALRQVNLDPFVGIFHDMRHGRPALALDLMEEFRRGFADPFVARLINTETLTHDDFTVENELRDGAFDTYLSQFDQYLAEELTHDIVDRTLTRRETIRVQANLLRKRIIGDIPEYPPYETSR
- the cas4 gene encoding CRISPR-associated protein Cas4, yielding MSALNQYLYCPRRWWYYEFFNPEDRSAVLVDGRTNHDSQSRTSTQFREQHFAAPDLCLHGAVDLLEQSEDEDHPTPVERKRGSSGRYYWNDEVQLAGYCLLLEHAVPEVITIESGYIYLYETDERHEITITDDHRCAVRETIAEIQALEPDNPPEVVDNPRKCEPCSVQHRCLPRTVETVSDDLSSAPQTGGDSHE